A single region of the Corallococcus macrosporus genome encodes:
- a CDS encoding OsmC family protein — protein sequence MTSASITEYETRLYWQGERAAVLTSDHAPPVPIGRPMNDLAGGPGDGRWDPEALLVGAVEGRTLHAFLDGAREAGVGVLFYQSCATARLVSGRPDQAAQFTDLIVRPHVAVASAREAEAVRQLFARLPARCFPSSMLQLTPRIEPVVEVWAHSRRRDAGAPVENHAPADGDEGVAVPWEDGVRSVKVHADESTDEPSREAGEGAGAEAHA from the coding sequence ATGACCTCCGCTTCCATCACCGAGTACGAAACGCGCCTCTACTGGCAGGGTGAGCGGGCCGCCGTGCTGACGAGCGACCATGCGCCCCCCGTGCCGATTGGCCGCCCGATGAATGACCTGGCTGGCGGCCCCGGAGATGGGCGCTGGGACCCGGAGGCGCTGCTGGTGGGCGCGGTGGAGGGGCGCACCCTGCACGCGTTCCTGGACGGGGCCCGGGAAGCAGGCGTGGGGGTGCTCTTCTACCAGAGCTGCGCGACGGCCCGGCTGGTGAGCGGGAGGCCGGATCAGGCCGCCCAGTTCACCGACCTCATCGTCCGGCCACACGTCGCCGTGGCCAGCGCGCGGGAGGCGGAGGCCGTGCGCCAGCTCTTCGCGCGGCTGCCGGCGCGCTGCTTCCCCAGCTCCATGCTCCAGCTCACCCCGCGCATCGAGCCCGTGGTGGAGGTCTGGGCCCACTCCCGCCGCCGGGACGCCGGGGCACCTGTCGAAAACCACGCACCCGCTGACGGCGACGAGGGCGTGGCGGTTCCCTGGGAGGACGGCGTGCGCAGTGTGAAGGTCCATGCCGACGAATCCACAGACGAACCCTCCCGCGAAGCCGGTGAAGGAGCCGGAGCCGAAGCCCACGCCTGA
- a CDS encoding PAS domain-containing sensor histidine kinase yields the protein MASSSSPPLLRIIAAATACAVLMALVGAWSGSLAPGPRVAVLAAGAFVLAAAGAWAALRALARNERECIRLREQSDDARALRDAVMDITPVGFAFYDRDLKYVHVNAALAAMNGLPAQAHLGRHVSEVLPALGTVLAPRLARALESDASLQDLSLQVETPAAPGETRFWFGSYSRVRGAGGAVLGVIASLSEVTERMRAEASLQEQDGRLDVLTRSLPDYLWGGKLRDGVLRDFYCTPVIERTTGYPPSAFTGGGPEGTPSPLWAEMIHPEDRTRYRECIESLALAPSTEVEIEHRIICADGRVRWVRSRAAASGLDDRGGVHLGCVVTDITDRRLAEDLRQRLNDSFRRSATEWRRTFDAVSSPLLVLSADGIIHRLNDAARLLFREADPSGQPLSSTSGAPPWSSAGPLVEELRATHGSTSRQVQDAESGRTWELAAAWVDEQASEDPRIILVATEVTRLLELQAHVRRSETMAAMGAIVAGVAHEVRNPLFSISAVVDAVEATYGAQPELKPYLDVLRGEVRRLTHLTQELFEYGRPTRGEWTDGAVGPVVAEALSACQLPGDKASVTLTRELSDALPPVRMDARRLFHVFRNVVENAVQHSPQGSTVHVTAEAVEEAGRPWVRCTVHDGGPGFKSEDLPHVFEPFFSKRRGGTGLGLSIVQRILEEHQGRIRLSNHPQGGAEVTILLPALSPAVIAGPHPKSQVS from the coding sequence ATGGCCTCGTCCTCTTCTCCTCCACTCCTGCGGATCATCGCCGCCGCCACGGCGTGCGCGGTGCTCATGGCGCTGGTGGGGGCGTGGAGCGGGAGCCTGGCACCGGGGCCTCGCGTCGCGGTGCTGGCGGCGGGCGCGTTCGTACTGGCGGCGGCAGGCGCATGGGCCGCCCTTCGAGCCCTGGCCCGGAACGAGCGCGAGTGCATCCGCTTGCGCGAACAGTCGGACGACGCGCGGGCGCTGCGCGACGCGGTCATGGACATCACGCCGGTGGGCTTCGCGTTCTACGACCGCGACCTGAAGTACGTGCACGTCAACGCCGCGCTGGCCGCGATGAACGGCCTGCCCGCGCAGGCGCACCTGGGCCGCCATGTCTCGGAGGTGCTGCCCGCGCTGGGCACCGTGCTGGCGCCCCGGCTCGCCCGCGCGCTGGAGTCGGACGCGTCCCTGCAGGATCTCAGCCTCCAGGTGGAGACGCCCGCGGCCCCCGGCGAGACGCGCTTCTGGTTTGGCAGCTACTCGCGCGTGCGCGGCGCGGGCGGCGCGGTGCTGGGCGTCATCGCGTCCCTGTCGGAGGTGACGGAGCGGATGCGCGCGGAGGCGTCCCTCCAGGAGCAGGACGGGCGCCTGGACGTGCTCACCCGGTCGCTGCCGGACTACCTGTGGGGTGGGAAGCTGCGGGACGGCGTATTGCGTGACTTCTACTGCACGCCCGTCATCGAGCGCACCACCGGCTACCCGCCCAGCGCCTTCACCGGCGGCGGTCCGGAGGGCACACCCTCGCCGCTGTGGGCGGAGATGATCCACCCCGAGGACCGCACGCGCTACCGCGAGTGCATCGAGTCCCTGGCCCTGGCCCCGAGCACGGAGGTGGAGATCGAGCACCGCATCATCTGCGCGGACGGGCGCGTGCGCTGGGTGCGCAGCCGCGCCGCGGCCTCCGGCCTGGACGACCGGGGCGGCGTGCACCTGGGCTGCGTCGTCACCGACATCACCGACCGGCGCCTCGCGGAGGACCTGCGTCAGCGATTGAACGACAGCTTCCGCCGCTCCGCGACGGAGTGGCGCCGCACCTTCGACGCGGTGTCCTCGCCGCTGCTGGTGCTGAGCGCGGACGGCATCATCCACCGGCTCAACGACGCCGCCCGCTTGCTCTTCCGGGAGGCGGACCCCTCCGGCCAGCCGCTGTCCTCGACCTCCGGGGCCCCGCCCTGGTCCAGCGCGGGGCCGCTGGTGGAGGAGTTGCGCGCGACGCACGGCAGCACCAGCCGCCAGGTGCAGGACGCGGAGTCCGGGCGCACCTGGGAGCTGGCGGCCGCCTGGGTGGATGAGCAGGCCAGCGAGGATCCGCGCATCATCCTGGTGGCCACGGAAGTGACGCGGCTCCTGGAGCTGCAGGCCCACGTGCGCCGCAGTGAAACGATGGCCGCCATGGGCGCCATCGTCGCGGGCGTGGCGCACGAGGTGCGCAACCCCCTCTTCTCCATCTCCGCCGTCGTGGACGCGGTGGAGGCCACCTACGGCGCGCAGCCGGAGCTGAAGCCCTATCTGGACGTGCTGCGCGGCGAGGTGCGCCGGCTCACGCACCTCACCCAGGAGCTGTTCGAGTACGGCCGTCCCACGCGCGGCGAGTGGACGGACGGCGCGGTGGGCCCGGTGGTCGCCGAGGCCCTGTCGGCCTGCCAGCTTCCCGGCGACAAGGCCTCCGTGACGCTCACGCGCGAGCTGTCGGACGCGCTGCCTCCGGTGCGCATGGACGCGCGCCGCCTGTTCCACGTCTTCCGCAACGTGGTGGAGAACGCCGTGCAGCACTCTCCCCAGGGCTCGACCGTGCACGTGACGGCGGAGGCCGTGGAGGAGGCGGGCCGCCCGTGGGTGCGTTGCACCGTCCACGACGGAGGGCCCGGCTTCAAGAGCGAGGACCTGCCCCACGTCTTCGAGCCCTTCTTCAGCAAGCGCCGCGGAGGCACCGGCCTGGGGCTGTCCATCGTCCAGCGCATCCTGGAGGAGCACCAGGGCCGCATCCGCCTGTCCAACCATCCCCAGGGAGGAGCCGAGGTGACCATCCTGCTGCCCGCCCTGTCCCCGGCTGTGATCGCCGGGCCCCATCCGAAGTCACAGGTATCATGA
- a CDS encoding cytochrome c peroxidase has product MAGHRLIARTVGAFVLAGLVGCTEGASPVEATDPLATSQAELVSPGQAVAGRKHFQEALPGSNGRSCATCHVLSDNTALTPSHVEALWARNPADPLFNRIDADDPAAPVPTYEHLKKGLVRVVLPLPANMDVIDVQGNVITSPDRKVAVWRAVPSIADTGFSGPFQADGRETDLVTQAQSAVTSHSEGGTVPRPVLQRIAAFERSVFSSPRARFVSELLEQGWPLSAIPDPDALLLLDASERRGRDVYNLACEACHGDRTRNRVVNRATHDALFYALKPDGNIQFTVTPGGRPEPVRVPRPHSEFLNAGYAYMTYLGQRGVVPLFNTSVDFPQYRFRFYTDGTRQHRVTDLPPIPVTASGDPDDINPALDENGAPITGPALAAQWYSTDPGRALISGDPAEFEAFDVPSLRGIARTAPYFHDNSHATLLDTVDTYSRFILPGIPTVGLPLHPPEFPGGPPESLTPAQKQDLLRFLQRL; this is encoded by the coding sequence ATGGCAGGGCATCGACTCATCGCGCGCACCGTGGGGGCCTTCGTGCTCGCCGGGCTCGTGGGCTGCACCGAGGGCGCATCACCCGTGGAGGCCACCGACCCGCTCGCGACGTCCCAGGCGGAGCTGGTGTCCCCGGGGCAGGCGGTGGCCGGCAGGAAGCACTTCCAGGAGGCCCTGCCCGGCTCCAACGGGCGCTCGTGCGCGACGTGCCACGTGCTCTCGGACAACACCGCGCTCACGCCCTCGCACGTGGAGGCACTCTGGGCCCGGAACCCCGCGGATCCGCTGTTCAACCGCATCGACGCGGATGACCCCGCCGCCCCCGTGCCCACCTACGAGCACCTGAAGAAGGGACTGGTGCGCGTGGTGCTCCCCCTCCCCGCGAACATGGACGTCATCGACGTGCAGGGGAACGTCATCACCTCACCGGACCGCAAGGTGGCCGTCTGGCGCGCCGTGCCGAGCATCGCCGACACCGGTTTCTCCGGCCCCTTCCAGGCCGACGGCCGCGAGACGGACCTCGTCACCCAGGCCCAGAGCGCCGTCACCAGCCACAGCGAGGGCGGGACCGTGCCGCGCCCCGTGCTCCAGCGCATCGCCGCGTTCGAGCGCAGCGTCTTCAGCTCCCCGCGCGCCCGCTTCGTGTCGGAGCTGCTGGAGCAGGGCTGGCCGCTGAGCGCCATCCCGGATCCGGACGCCCTGCTCCTGCTCGACGCCTCCGAGCGGCGCGGACGCGACGTCTACAACCTGGCCTGCGAGGCCTGCCACGGCGACCGCACCCGCAACCGCGTCGTGAACCGCGCCACGCACGACGCCCTCTTCTACGCCCTCAAGCCCGACGGCAACATCCAGTTCACCGTCACGCCCGGCGGCCGGCCCGAGCCCGTCCGCGTCCCCCGCCCCCACAGCGAGTTCCTCAACGCGGGCTACGCGTACATGACCTACCTGGGACAGCGCGGCGTCGTGCCCCTCTTCAACACGTCCGTGGACTTCCCCCAGTACCGCTTCCGCTTCTACACGGACGGCACGCGCCAGCACCGCGTCACCGACCTGCCCCCCATCCCCGTCACGGCGAGCGGCGACCCGGACGACATCAACCCCGCCCTGGATGAGAACGGCGCGCCCATCACCGGCCCCGCGCTGGCGGCCCAGTGGTACTCCACCGACCCCGGCCGCGCGTTGATCAGCGGCGACCCCGCGGAGTTCGAGGCCTTCGACGTGCCGTCACTGCGAGGCATTGCCCGCACCGCGCCCTACTTCCACGACAACAGCCACGCCACGCTCCTGGACACGGTGGACACCTACAGCCGCTTCATCCTCCCGGGCATCCCCACCGTGGGCCTGCCGCTGCACCCGCCCGAGTTCCCGGGCGGACCGCCGGAGTCCCTCACCCCGGCGCAGAAGCAGGACCTGCTGCGCTTCCTCCAGCGGCTGTGA
- the bla gene encoding subclass B3 metallo-beta-lactamase, with protein MRLQTFASALAATLLHSTSALAAPPPLPQLEAYTVDATWLQPMEPLRIADHTWQIGTQELTALLVETQDGLVLLDGGMPQMADHLLSNLKRRGFAPQDLRLLLSSHAHADHAGPFAALKRRTGARVVASAMSAVMLARGGSDDLHFGDDITFPPVVVDRVVMDGEVVSQGGVEFTAHFMPGHTPGSIGWTWNDTRDGKPVRLAYADSLTAPGYQLLANPRYPRIVEDYRRSFATVRALPCDVLLTPHPGSSGWNYAAGAAAGAKAMSCMAYADASERDFNAQLAKQRRKAR; from the coding sequence ATGCGCCTCCAGACCTTCGCCAGCGCCCTCGCCGCGACCCTGCTGCACTCCACCTCCGCCCTCGCCGCGCCGCCGCCTCTTCCGCAGCTGGAGGCCTATACCGTGGATGCGACCTGGCTCCAGCCCATGGAGCCTCTGCGCATCGCCGACCACACCTGGCAGATCGGCACCCAGGAGCTGACCGCCCTGCTGGTGGAGACCCAGGACGGCCTCGTGCTGCTCGATGGCGGCATGCCCCAGATGGCCGACCATCTGCTGTCCAACCTGAAGCGCCGTGGCTTCGCGCCGCAGGACCTGCGCCTGCTGCTGAGCAGCCACGCACACGCCGACCACGCCGGCCCCTTCGCCGCGCTGAAGCGCCGCACCGGCGCGCGGGTCGTGGCCAGCGCCATGTCCGCGGTGATGCTGGCGCGTGGGGGCAGCGACGACCTGCACTTCGGTGACGACATCACCTTCCCGCCCGTCGTGGTGGACCGCGTGGTCATGGACGGCGAGGTCGTCTCGCAAGGCGGCGTCGAGTTCACCGCGCACTTCATGCCAGGGCATACGCCGGGCAGCATCGGCTGGACGTGGAACGACACCCGGGACGGCAAGCCGGTACGCCTTGCCTACGCGGACAGCCTGACCGCGCCCGGCTATCAGCTGCTGGCCAACCCGCGTTATCCACGCATCGTCGAGGACTACCGGCGCAGCTTCGCCACCGTGCGCGCCCTGCCCTGCGACGTGCTGCTGACCCCGCATCCGGGCTCGAGTGGCTGGAACTACGCAGCCGGAGCGGCGGCCGGCGCCAAGGCGATGAGCTGCATGGCCTACGCGGATGCCTCCGAGCGCGACTTCAACGCGCAACTGGCCAAGCAGCGCCGCAAGGCCCGTTGA
- a CDS encoding polyphosphate kinase 2 family protein — MDIIRNDKQGAKVKLERISAAPPKKADREEAKAEFEALGEELFDLQDLLWGAKMNSVLIVLQGRDTAGKDGTIKHVVGSLNPRGVSVTSFGVPSTEEQEHDFLWRVHRVAPRKGEFAIFNRSHYEDVLVARVNNLVPKPLWKARYQHIRDFETLLAEHGTVVLKFFLHISREEQEGRLLAREKEPRKAWKISAGDWEDRKHWADYTQAYEDVFAQTSTEQAPWHLVPSDAKWYRNLVVARAVAEALRPYREQWQERLDEVGKHKKAELRAWRKKR, encoded by the coding sequence ATGGACATCATCCGCAATGACAAGCAGGGCGCGAAGGTGAAGCTCGAGCGCATCTCCGCGGCGCCGCCGAAGAAGGCGGACCGCGAGGAGGCGAAGGCGGAGTTCGAGGCGCTGGGCGAGGAGCTGTTCGACCTGCAGGACCTGCTGTGGGGCGCGAAGATGAACTCCGTCCTCATCGTCCTGCAGGGGCGCGACACCGCCGGCAAGGACGGCACCATCAAGCACGTGGTGGGCAGCCTCAACCCGCGCGGCGTGAGCGTCACCTCCTTCGGCGTGCCCAGCACCGAGGAGCAGGAGCACGACTTCCTCTGGCGCGTGCACCGCGTGGCCCCGCGCAAGGGCGAGTTCGCCATCTTCAATCGCTCGCACTACGAGGACGTGCTCGTGGCGCGCGTGAACAACCTGGTCCCCAAGCCGCTCTGGAAGGCGCGCTACCAGCACATCCGCGACTTCGAGACCCTGCTCGCGGAGCACGGCACCGTCGTCCTCAAGTTCTTCCTCCACATCAGCCGCGAGGAGCAGGAGGGGCGGCTCCTGGCGCGCGAGAAGGAGCCGCGCAAGGCGTGGAAGATCTCCGCGGGGGACTGGGAGGACCGCAAGCACTGGGCGGACTACACGCAGGCCTACGAAGACGTCTTCGCGCAGACGTCCACCGAGCAGGCGCCCTGGCACCTGGTGCCCTCGGACGCCAAGTGGTACCGCAACCTCGTGGTGGCCCGCGCCGTGGCGGAGGCCCTGCGCCCCTACCGGGAGCAGTGGCAGGAGCGCCTGGACGAGGTCGGCAAGCACAAGAAGGCGGAGCTCCGCGCCTGGCGCAAGAAGCGCTGA
- a CDS encoding sigma-54-dependent transcriptional regulator — MTRTRILLVDDEPGVRLGMKGYLTQHGFDVDEATSVAEAQEGFRTHRPDVAVIDYRLPDGTALELLPRLKELDAAVPLVVLTGHGSIELAVQAVKEGAEQFLTKPLELAVLKVVLERLVAQRRERQRLAADRSRTARTQVDPFLGNSPAIRALRDEAERVRDSDSPVLVTGETGSGKSVLARWLHEGGPRKDAPFVDLNCAALSKDLLDSELFGHEKGAFTSAVAAKQGLLEVADRGTLFLDEIGDMDVAVQPKLLKVLEEKRFRRLGDVKDRRVDVRLVAATHQDLQVAAREKRFRSDLYFRISTLILHVPPLRERAEDVPVLARHFLAEMGAHRGRGQVELEPDAERALMAYAWPGNIRELRNVLERAVLLSGTARLSRSALRFESLLPAEEQPLGDDLTLEELEHRHIERVLAREGGHVERAAAKLGISRSSLYAKLKGWQRG; from the coding sequence ATGACGCGCACCCGCATCCTGCTCGTGGACGACGAGCCCGGCGTCCGGCTGGGCATGAAGGGCTACCTCACACAGCACGGCTTCGACGTGGACGAAGCCACCAGCGTGGCGGAGGCCCAGGAGGGCTTCCGCACGCACCGGCCCGACGTGGCCGTCATCGACTACCGGCTGCCGGACGGCACCGCGCTGGAGCTGCTGCCCCGGCTCAAGGAGCTGGACGCGGCGGTGCCCCTGGTGGTGCTGACCGGGCACGGCTCCATCGAGCTGGCGGTGCAGGCGGTGAAGGAAGGCGCCGAGCAGTTCCTCACCAAGCCGCTGGAATTGGCGGTGCTCAAGGTGGTGCTGGAGCGGCTCGTGGCCCAGCGGCGCGAGCGGCAACGGCTGGCCGCGGATCGCTCGCGCACGGCGCGCACCCAGGTGGACCCCTTCCTGGGCAACAGCCCCGCCATCCGCGCGCTGCGCGACGAAGCGGAGCGCGTGCGGGACAGCGACAGCCCGGTGCTCGTCACCGGCGAGACGGGCAGCGGCAAGAGCGTGCTCGCGCGCTGGCTGCACGAAGGTGGGCCGCGCAAGGACGCCCCGTTCGTGGACCTCAACTGCGCCGCGCTGTCCAAGGACCTGCTGGACTCGGAGTTGTTCGGCCACGAGAAGGGCGCCTTCACCAGCGCGGTGGCCGCGAAGCAGGGCCTGCTGGAGGTGGCGGACCGGGGCACGCTGTTCCTGGATGAGATTGGCGACATGGACGTGGCCGTCCAGCCCAAGCTGCTCAAGGTGCTGGAGGAGAAGCGCTTCCGGCGCCTGGGCGACGTGAAGGACCGGCGCGTGGACGTGCGGCTCGTCGCCGCCACGCATCAGGACCTGCAGGTGGCCGCGCGGGAGAAGCGCTTCCGCAGCGACCTGTACTTCCGCATCAGCACGCTCATCCTCCACGTGCCGCCCCTGCGCGAGCGCGCGGAGGACGTGCCGGTGCTCGCGCGCCACTTCCTCGCGGAGATGGGCGCGCACCGGGGCCGGGGCCAGGTGGAGCTGGAGCCCGACGCGGAGCGGGCCCTGATGGCCTACGCCTGGCCGGGCAACATCCGCGAGCTGCGCAACGTGCTGGAGCGCGCGGTGCTGCTGTCCGGCACCGCCCGCCTGTCGCGCAGCGCCCTGCGCTTCGAGTCCCTCCTCCCCGCGGAGGAGCAGCCCCTGGGCGATGACCTGACGCTGGAGGAGCTGGAGCACCGGCACATCGAACGCGTGCTGGCGCGCGAGGGCGGCCACGTGGAGCGCGCGGCGGCGAAGCTGGGCATCTCCCGCAGCTCGCTCTACGCGAAGCTCAAGGGGTGGCAGCGGGGCTAG
- a CDS encoding SRPBCC family protein: MAEAYASQLIQAPADVVWDRVGGFDSLPRWHPGVVSSERVTRPETGPGPLRRLTTRDGEVYLEARLEHDPHARSYAYTLVEGPLPVRDHLAKLRVTPVTATGQTFVEWSATFSLAPGHEGEAAAVCQWLREEFFARGLRGLAHTFLPPPPRVSAPELEWRR; this comes from the coding sequence ATGGCCGAAGCGTATGCAAGTCAGCTCATCCAGGCCCCCGCGGACGTGGTCTGGGACCGGGTGGGAGGCTTTGACAGCCTTCCGCGCTGGCACCCGGGCGTCGTCTCCAGCGAGCGGGTGACGCGCCCCGAGACCGGGCCCGGCCCCCTGCGCCGGCTCACCACGCGCGACGGCGAGGTGTACCTGGAGGCGAGGCTGGAGCACGACCCGCACGCGCGCAGCTATGCGTACACGCTGGTGGAGGGGCCGCTGCCCGTGCGCGACCACCTGGCGAAGCTGCGGGTGACGCCGGTGACGGCGACCGGACAGACCTTCGTCGAGTGGTCCGCGACGTTCAGCCTGGCGCCCGGCCACGAGGGCGAGGCGGCGGCGGTGTGTCAGTGGCTGCGCGAGGAGTTCTTCGCGCGGGGCCTGCGGGGGCTGGCGCACACCTTCCTGCCGCCTCCGCCCCGGGTGTCCGCGCCGGAGCTGGAGTGGCGGCGCTGA